The genomic region GTTTCAGACGCCGGTGCCGACGTCGTCGATAATCGCGAGCTGACTTCCTACGCCAGTCTACGGACGGAGGTCGAGAACGCGGGAGGCGAATGGACCGATCAGGAGGTCGTCGTCGGCGACGGCGTCGTGACGAGCCGCAACCCCGACGATCTGGACGCGTTTATGGACGCGATCGTCGAGGAGTTCGCAGCGGCCTCTGAGTAACCGCGTGACGCCCGAACTTCACAGACATGACTGAAATCGGATTTACCCTTTCGAGCGAAGAGCACCACCCGAACGATCTGGTCGAGTACGCGACGCGGGCCGAAGCGATCGGCTTCGATTTCCTCTCGATCTCGGACCACTTCCACCCGTGGATCAGCGCGCAAGGCGACGCGCCGTTCGTCTGGTCGACGCTCGGCGGTGTCGCTGCAGCGACGGACGAGATCGATGTCGGCGTGGGCGTCTCGGCGCCGATCGTACGCATCCACCCGGCGATCTACGCGCAGGCAGCCGCGACGACGGCAGCGATGTTCGACGATCGGCAGTTCTTCGCCGGCGTCGGGACGGGCGAACTGCTCAACGAGCATGTCCTCGGCGATCGCTGGCCAGAGCACGAAGTCCGCCTGGAGATGCTCGAGGAGGCGGTTGAGGTGATCGACGAGCTCTGGACGGGCCAACAGGTCAGTCACCGCGGCGAACATTATACCGTCGAGAACGCGAAGCTGTTCACGCTCCCCGAGGAACGGCCGCCGATCTGCGTGTCGGCGTACGGCGAGCGCGCCGCGAAAGCGGCAGCCGATTTCGGCGACGGGTTCTGGTCGGTCGGCCCCCAAGACGTCGTCGAGACGTGGGAACAACACGGCGGGGAGGGTCCCCGTTTTTGCCAACTCCAAGCCTGCGTCGCCGACAGCGAGGACGAGGCCGTCTCCACCGCACACGAACAGTGGCCGATAGCGGGTCTGAAGGGGGAACTGAACTCCGTCTTGCCGACGCCGAAACACTTCGAGCAGGCGACACAGATGGTTTCGGAAGAGGATATCGCGGAGAGCAGCATCATGACCGGACCGGACGCCCAACAACACATCGACGCGATTCAGGGGGCGATCGACACTGGGTACGATCACGTCTACGTAATGCAGATCGGGGACGACCAGGACGCCCTCCTGGAGATGTACCGAGAAGAAGTCCTTCCGTCGTTCTCGTGAGCGGCTTCAGAGATTCCGAGGCTGTCGTGACTGAGTCGGCGCGCTCGCGTTACCATCGGTCTAACCTTCGAAAAAGATCTGAAAGAGAGGTTTTTCACCCTTCGTTGTGAAACGTCCCTTCACGGTAGCCGGGGGTGATGCCGTTCGTTGCTCCATTGGCACACCGAGGGTAATACGCAGGTTTCGCTTGTAGGCGGGGGAGGGATGACCGCCTTCCAACCACATCTCTGGTAAAATATTATTTCGCAGGCGGAGGACAAATTCTGCGGCGTTATTTCAGGGTAGAGTATTTACGATCGGATAGTATCCGCGTGGACCGTTGATTCAGGAGACACAAATGTAGGTAATCTCTGCTCCGCCTTTCGATTCCGCGCTATTTAGTCACAACCTCGGAGGATGGAGTGATGAGTACCTTTCTCCCAGCACCACGTAGGCCGACTACGTCTGGCCGATGGCCCGGTTGGGACTCGAGGACGTCTCGTTCGCCAAGGCCGGCCCGGATCCGCTCCGGGTTGGGTCACGTGTCGATGGTAAGGTTCTGTTCTACCTCCGACCGTGGTTCTCCATCTTGGCGTATGCAGTCTGGATCGTTGTACCCCCGCAATCGGCTATCGGCGGTTCAGTTCCGCGGACTTGGACTGACATCCTCCCACAGCTAAAGCCGTGGGTTCTCCACTGGGGGTTGAACCCATGCTAATCGTCGCCGGAGATAGGTAAGAGTGGAGAGCAAGGCCGCAAGGTAACCTCCTCCTCGCCCTAAACGGCGAGGCTTCCTACGGCACCGCGCCGCTAGGTTGGGATATTTGCTGTTTTGTAACTAGGCCGGTATGACAGGGCTACTGGCGTTCACGAGAACGGAGTTCTCTGTCATCGTGAAACGGCTTCGCCGTTTTGGACGACCTCACGAAGGAATCCTCGCGCTTCGGGGGAGGAAGCTGTCAAATATATCGGGTACCGTTCTGGGTGAGAATCGACGTTGGCTGGCTCAAGTACAATCAAATCTGCACGAGAGATGAACTAGGTGAGTGGGAACAGTGACGAGACGAGTAGCGTCGTGATCAATCCTGAAACGGAGATAACCGTTGTCAGTACAGTCCAAGTCTGCAACGTCTCTTCCTGCGTAAGTCCGCCGATTTCCTTCACAAGCCAAAATCCAGAATCGTTATACCAGGAGAAGATGTTGCCACCGGCTCCGATGACCATGACGAGATATGCTGGATTAACCGAAAGCTGACCGACGAGGGGAGCCATAATTCCAGCCGCAGTTAGCATCGCGGCAGTCGCCGATCCCTGTGCGATCCGGACGATTGCAGCAATCAACCAAGCTGTAACTAGTAGTCCAACTCCAACCTCTTGGAGAGCATTTGCGAGGTAGTCGCCGACGCCAGACGCTGCAAGCATCGCACCGAACGCTCCGCCGGAAGCCGTGATCGCAGCGATATTACCACCACTCTTCAATGCTTCCGTTAATTCTTCGCTCCATTCGCTCGTTGTCATCTCAGTATGCCGATATAGCGAGTATGCAGCGACAACAGCAGCAAGCATCAACGCGACGTTTTGCTCGCCGAGAAAGACGACGACTGGCTCGATCAGTTCGAGTGAAGGATATACCTCTTGAAACGCATCTACGACGGTGTACGAACCGATGAGACCGACGGCGACTATGATCGGAGCGAGCGATTCCACCATCCCAGGGAGCGTGCTAGTCGGCCGGTCGGCGACTTCTTGAAGTTCTTCGGTCGTCGTCGACATCGTGTCTCGGAGCGGAATATCGAGACGGGCATTGATCCACCGACCATAGATGAGCCCGGCAAGGATCGCTGCTGGAATAGCTGTTATTATTCCGATGAGAATTGTCACACCGAGATTGCTACCGACTTCTGATGCGACTGCGAGCGGTCCGGGTGTCGGCGGAACGAACACGTGAGCAGTCGCCGCCCCAGACCCGACGGCGACCAAGAACAACGTGTAATCCCGTCCTACACGAGCACGCATTGACCGTGCGAGAGGAGCCATAAGGAATAACACGCTATCGAAGAATACTGGAATTGCGAGCACGGAACTACTACCGAGTAGTGAGATATCGGAGTTTTCCTCGCCGAGGACGTTCTGAAATCCGCGAACGACTCGCTGAGCGGCACCGCTTTCCAGCATTGATTTGCCAATAACGGCCGCGGCAAGGATTGGAATACCGATCCCAGTCATATTGGACCCGAAGGCCTCTGCGACTGCCGTAGCAGCTTCAGCCGGTGTGAAGTCAGCCACGAATATTGCGTTGATCACTCCGACACTGAATGCTGCGAGGATCAACCCGATGAACGCAGGAAAGTCGATCCAGACGAGCAATACGATAACAATGAACAGTCCCAGGAGAAACGTTACCAGAGGACTGTGCGCAAAGTCAACTACTTGTAACGGGAACGGCCCCATGTGCCACCACCATTCCAGAGTCAAGAACGTATATGTTCTGATTAGTCCTACATTAGTGAATTATTTGACCAATAGTAGCAAGAGAAGGGCAGCATACTTTGCGTGTACGGTGACTTTATAGAGGATATGGAGCAAGCACTTGTAGTAGTTGACCCAACGGAGGCAGCCAAGGAACTCGCACATGAGGCGGGGTCGCTTATCGAAGGCGTTGATGCAACTGCTGTGCTGATTCATGCGACGACCCATGATGAATACGCCGCTCGCAAGCAAGCGATGTCGACAATCGCTAGCTCACCGAGTGAGTATACGACCGATGATGCCCGCGAAGGAGCGGCACAGTTCGCACAAGATATCGCAGACGAAGTCCTTTCTGAATTCAAAATCCAGTACGAAACCGCCGGCTATGTCGGCAAAAAGGGTGATGTCGTTCTTCAAGCTGCCGAAGAATACGACTGTGATCATATCTTCCTTCCAGGCCGCAAACGCTCACCCACTGGAAAGGCCTTGTTTGGGGATGCAACACAGAAGGTTCTTTTAGACTATGATGGCCCGGTCACGGTCGTTACAAACTGAGTGAACTGCCTTCGGGGTCAAGTGGTTCGAGGGAGCAAATCTCTCTCGTCATCACGGAAGATCGAAGATCTTCCGAATGACCCCGAGACTTCCCGTGGATTAGTCGGACACTCCCGCGATACCATCGGTCTGATACCCTCGAAGGTGTCGTGGGTCACGGTCGGGGCGTCCACGGCCCCCGATGCCTGCCGTCGCACCTTCCTGACTTGGGGAAGGCTGTTGAGAGCAGGTACATTCCAATCCAGTTTCTCAACGCCTTTCACGGCGATGTTGACGCTTGCACCACGATCGCTGTGGTCTTGATGGTCACACTCCCGATACTTGAACCGCTTCTTGCTAGTATCGGCCACGACCGTTCGGAGCTGCGGGCAACCGCTCATCGATCGTCGTCTGCGGTGTCGACCGCCGTCGCATCCCCGTCGTAGATGCCGACATCGTTGGGAGCGGAGATATCGAGTGGTTCATCCTCGAGGTCCGCCTTGAGCAGGCAGAGTCGTTGCGCGGCCTCAGCGCCGACCAGTTGCTTGACGGTCTCAAACTCGAGTTGGTCGTCGTCGTACTTCGTCGCGGCGAGTTCCTGAAACATCTCGCTGTCAGCGGTCTCTTCGATGTACTCCGACCTGAACAATCAATAATCGATCGAAGCGAACACAGTGAGGGCGACGATAGCAGCCAGACCGGCGATGCCGAGGAATGCTTCGTCGAAGTATCCTTGCTCGGCGATCGCCCCGAAGAGGACCGGACTCAACGCGCCGAGCGCGAGATAGACTGTCCGAAGCGCACCTAAATTCGTTCCCTGTGTTCCCTCCGGAAGTCGCCGAGTGAGATCTGATATCACGATTGTTTCGAATCCCAGAAGACTACTCGCTAGCACAGTCACGGGGACGAACAGCCACACTGCTTCGACGAACGGAAGCGCGGCAAGAGCCAGACTTGCCACACTCATGAGTGCTAACAGCGGAATTCGAACGCCGATACTATCGTAGGCCCGACCCGCAACGGGCTTCATCAAGATACCGAGCGCGAAAAAGAAGCCGAACAGAGCGGTTGTGATCCGTGCTGAGGCCCCCTTCACGTCGATCAAATACGTCGGATAGAAGCCCATGAATGCCTGAATGATTACGGCCCAGAGTACGAGTAAGATGGTTCCTCGCAGCACAATCGGTTGAGACAACGTTGAGAGAATATCTCCGAGCGCGATAGACTCGCGGAGTGATGTCGCTGCTGACATCCGTTTTGGAAGCGTCGCCCAGAGACCAACTGCAGCGAGCAGGAAAAGCGGAACGGTGAGCCCGAATCCGTACTGCCAGGCCATTGCGGTCGCAATGAATCCAGCAGCGGGTGGCATCACTGCGTTCCCGATATCGCCAGCAGCCATCGTCGCACCCGTCGCTGTGCCGAGTTGCTCGGAATAGGTCTTCTCCAAAATCGTGAACCTCGAGACGCCGTACAGTGCTGTCCCCGCGCCGAACAACGCTGTCGCTGAAAACAGAATGACCGCCGAGTCCGCGACGATAACGAGCGCGAGCATCGCCGCGGCGAGGAGCGAACTGGTGATCAATAGTGGACGTTCTCCTATCCAGTCAGCGAGGATTCCACCAGGAAGTTGGCCAGACGCATACGCGATCCAGAGGACCGTCAAGAGGAATCCAGATGTCGTCAGTGTAAGATCGTACGTGCCGCGAATATGTGGTAACACCGCCGGATAGATCATCCGAACGCTGATCGATAGGAACCAGCCGAAGGCAACGGCGAGTAGAATCTTCCCGCGTCCACCACTCCAGAGTTCACCAACCGCGCGTTCCACTGCCGGAATGTAGCGCACAGTGGTGGGTTTCTGGTCGCAGTATTCAGTCTTATTATTTGTACGGGAAATCGCCTCAGGGTCAAGTGGTTCGAGACGTCTTCGGCATCTCATCATCACGGAAGATCCAAGATCTTCCGAACGACCCGAGGCTTTCGCGTGGTCTCCCGTTCTATGCTTCAGTAGGGGCGGAGGGCGTACTCCCCACTCATGTTCAACGTCCCGCGATTCAAGCGCACATCTATGGGTGCGCCTCCGTCACCTGCGTTTTGCCTGCGACGGAGATACTGCAAACCGGTGTTCTTCGAGGCGTTGTAGTCGGCGTGGTTCTTGTATCCACACATTTGACACTCGAACGCCTTTCCAGACCGATCATCTCGTGGGTAACCCCACATCCCCCGGGAGCAGCGCTATGGTGAAGTCAATTGGCTCTGTGCCACGGTTGCCGAACTCTCCTAGGCAGTGTTTGCCGACCAGCGTCTCGAAGAGCCACTTCGAACCGATGTGATACGGATCCTCCATGAACTCCAATCGCGGTTGCTGTTCGCCCGGCGAATCCCTCTGGAACCAGACTCAACGATTCAGCCATGGGGCGATGATGAGATTGCGACGGACGATTGGAAGAGCTATGTGGACTGAAGCCGAGACTGGTTTTCTCAATGCATATGGTCTTGTCATATCTGAATGGAGTTGTTCTCAGAGAAGCTATCGTATCTAACAACTGTTCAGCAGATGTGCGGCGACGGGTTAAGGAAGAGAGTTCAATTGTGGCATATTATTCGACCACGACAAAAGGTGAAGAATCGCTCCCGGAATTCGACGATATTCATATATTATGAAAGGTGGATTGATGGGTGAATTAGGCCCAGATGATTGGTAAGTATATGTGTTATCAACGTATTCTGACTGGCATTTTAGTAATTTCCTCAGCACCAATCTTTTTCGCACTTTCGAATCAATTCAGATGCGTGTCCTGGATTGACAAAGAAGCAGCGGCCTTAGCAAATTCAGAACTTGACTTTGAGTATCAACCAGAGACTAACCAGTCCTTTGAGAATGCACTCACAAAGGCTCGCGATGGAAAGCGGCTCACCGTGGCAGATGCCGTCGAGTTACTTACTACTGGGTCAGGTTCTGAAGGGCTTGATCCAGACCGAAAAGAAGCTGTCCTCGAAGTAGCAGACCGACGCCGTGCCGAGATGGTCGGCGATGAGGTGACGTTTATCGCCAACCTCAATAACAACGTTACAACGGCCTGCAACACAGGCTGTCTATTCTGCAATTTCAAGGATACCGCACATCAGTTCGAGAAAGACTCTGAACAGGAACATCCCGGATTCACCAAGACACCCGCAGAGTCACGGAAGATAGTCCGTGATGGAGTTGAACGCGGTATATACGAAGTCACATCCGTCTCAGGCCTTCATCCGGCACTTGCGTTGAACGAGGAACACAGAACGCTTCTGGATCCTGATGATCCACAACTCAACTACAAACCTCCAGCAGTCTACGATACCGATCCCTCTACCTATAAAGAACAGATCCGCGCAATGAGTGTTGACGGCGTACACGTTCATTCGATGACGCCCGAAGAGGTGCATCACGCTCAGCGAGGTGCTGAGTGGGACTACAAACACGTGTACCGTGAACTCGAACAAGTGGGTCTTGATACCGTACCAGGGACAGCGGCTGAAATTCTCGTCGATGAAGTGCGTGAGATCATCTGTCCGGGGAAAATCGATACTGAGCAGTGGATGGACTCGATGCGTGCTGCAGCCGGTGTAGGACTTCCGATGACAGCCACGATCATGTACGGGCACGTCGAAAACGAGATGCACCGTGCGATGCATCTCAAACGCGTTCGGGATCTACAAGATGAAACAGACAATATTACTGAGTTCATCCCACTTTCATTCATCCACCAACAGACGCCTCTCCATGAACACGGAGTTGTTTCGAGCGGTGCGAGTAACGCTGAAGATGAGTTGATGATCGCGGTATCACGGCTTTTCCTTGATAATATCGATCACATCCAGTCCTCATGGGTAAAGTACGGCGACGAACATGGCCTCAAACTCTTGAATTGCGGCGCTGATGACTTTATGGGGACTGTTCTATCAGAAGAAATTACCAAGCGTGCAGGCGGCGACCATGGTGAGTTCCGCTCGTTTGTCGACTATGCCGAGATGATTTCGGCAATCGGCCGCGTTCCAGTCGAACGGTCAACAGACTACACCAAGCGACGGCGAATCGACCCGGATGAGTCTCCGCTTGGGCCGAAACTTGGCCCGAAAGCGGATGGAACTCCACTCCTTACCGAGAATCATACGGATAGCGGCTCGTCAAGTGGGCCTACAGTTGTGGACGACGATTAAGTTAAGCACGCTCCCAGAGGCCACGCCCACCCTGATCGGACCTGAGCAGCCC from Natrinema versiforme harbors:
- a CDS encoding nitrate/nitrite transporter — protein: MRYIPAVERAVGELWSGGRGKILLAVAFGWFLSISVRMIYPAVLPHIRGTYDLTLTTSGFLLTVLWIAYASGQLPGGILADWIGERPLLITSSLLAAAMLALVIVADSAVILFSATALFGAGTALYGVSRFTILEKTYSEQLGTATGATMAAGDIGNAVMPPAAGFIATAMAWQYGFGLTVPLFLLAAVGLWATLPKRMSAATSLRESIALGDILSTLSQPIVLRGTILLVLWAVIIQAFMGFYPTYLIDVKGASARITTALFGFFFALGILMKPVAGRAYDSIGVRIPLLALMSVASLALAALPFVEAVWLFVPVTVLASSLLGFETIVISDLTRRLPEGTQGTNLGALRTVYLALGALSPVLFGAIAEQGYFDEAFLGIAGLAAIVALTVFASIDY
- a CDS encoding universal stress protein, with the translated sequence MEQALVVVDPTEAAKELAHEAGSLIEGVDATAVLIHATTHDEYAARKQAMSTIASSPSEYTTDDAREGAAQFAQDIADEVLSEFKIQYETAGYVGKKGDVVLQAAEEYDCDHIFLPGRKRSPTGKALFGDATQKVLLDYDGPVTVVTN
- a CDS encoding TIGR03557 family F420-dependent LLM class oxidoreductase, encoding MTEIGFTLSSEEHHPNDLVEYATRAEAIGFDFLSISDHFHPWISAQGDAPFVWSTLGGVAAATDEIDVGVGVSAPIVRIHPAIYAQAAATTAAMFDDRQFFAGVGTGELLNEHVLGDRWPEHEVRLEMLEEAVEVIDELWTGQQVSHRGEHYTVENAKLFTLPEERPPICVSAYGERAAKAAADFGDGFWSVGPQDVVETWEQHGGEGPRFCQLQACVADSEDEAVSTAHEQWPIAGLKGELNSVLPTPKHFEQATQMVSEEDIAESSIMTGPDAQQHIDAIQGAIDTGYDHVYVMQIGDDQDALLEMYREEVLPSFS
- a CDS encoding GntP family permease; amino-acid sequence: MGPFPLQVVDFAHSPLVTFLLGLFIVIVLLVWIDFPAFIGLILAAFSVGVINAIFVADFTPAEAATAVAEAFGSNMTGIGIPILAAAVIGKSMLESGAAQRVVRGFQNVLGEENSDISLLGSSSVLAIPVFFDSVLFLMAPLARSMRARVGRDYTLFLVAVGSGAATAHVFVPPTPGPLAVASEVGSNLGVTILIGIITAIPAAILAGLIYGRWINARLDIPLRDTMSTTTEELQEVADRPTSTLPGMVESLAPIIVAVGLIGSYTVVDAFQEVYPSLELIEPVVVFLGEQNVALMLAAVVAAYSLYRHTEMTTSEWSEELTEALKSGGNIAAITASGGAFGAMLAASGVGDYLANALQEVGVGLLVTAWLIAAIVRIAQGSATAAMLTAAGIMAPLVGQLSVNPAYLVMVIGAGGNIFSWYNDSGFWLVKEIGGLTQEETLQTWTVLTTVISVSGLITTLLVSSLFPLT
- a CDS encoding DJ-1/PfpI family protein yields the protein MSTTDRQPLDGVSVGILVAQEGTEEVEFTEPKETVSDAGADVVDNRELTSYASLRTEVENAGGEWTDQEVVVGDGVVTSRNPDDLDAFMDAIVEEFAAASE
- the cofH gene encoding 7,8-didemethyl-8-hydroxy-5-deazariboflavin synthase subunit CofH, translated to MSWIDKEAAALANSELDFEYQPETNQSFENALTKARDGKRLTVADAVELLTTGSGSEGLDPDRKEAVLEVADRRRAEMVGDEVTFIANLNNNVTTACNTGCLFCNFKDTAHQFEKDSEQEHPGFTKTPAESRKIVRDGVERGIYEVTSVSGLHPALALNEEHRTLLDPDDPQLNYKPPAVYDTDPSTYKEQIRAMSVDGVHVHSMTPEEVHHAQRGAEWDYKHVYRELEQVGLDTVPGTAAEILVDEVREIICPGKIDTEQWMDSMRAAAGVGLPMTATIMYGHVENEMHRAMHLKRVRDLQDETDNITEFIPLSFIHQQTPLHEHGVVSSGASNAEDELMIAVSRLFLDNIDHIQSSWVKYGDEHGLKLLNCGADDFMGTVLSEEITKRAGGDHGEFRSFVDYAEMISAIGRVPVERSTDYTKRRRIDPDESPLGPKLGPKADGTPLLTENHTDSGSSSGPTVVDDD